A window of the Pungitius pungitius chromosome 3, fPunPun2.1, whole genome shotgun sequence genome harbors these coding sequences:
- the atp5f1b gene encoding ATP synthase subunit beta, mitochondrial codes for MLGAVGRCCTGALQALKPGVQPLKALVGSPAVLSRREYVAPAAAVTVAAGRIVAVIGAVVDVQFDEDLPPILNALEVAGRESRLVLEVAQHLGENTVRTIAMDGTEGLVRGQKVLDTGAPIRIPVGPETLGRIMNVIGEPIDERGPISTKHTAPIHAEAPEFTDMSVEQEILVTGIKVVDLLAPYAKGGKIGLFGGAGVGKTVLIMELINNVAKAHGGYSVFAGVGERTREGNDLYHEMIESGVINLKDDTSKVALVYGQMNEPPGARARVALTGLSVAEYFRDQEGQDVLLFIDNIFRFTQAGSEVSALLGRIPSAVGYQPTLATDMGTMQERITTTKKGSITSVQAIYVPADDLTDPAPATTFAHLDATTVLSRAIAELGIYPAVDPLDSTSRIMDPNIVGTEHYEIARGVQKILQDYKSLQDIIAILGMDELSEEDKLIVARARKIQRFLSQPFQVAEVFTGHMGKLVPLKETIKGFKDILEGVYDSLPEQAFYMVGPIEEVVLKAAKLAEEHS; via the exons ATGTTGGGAGCTGTAGGACGCTGCTGCACCGGAGCACTGCAGGCTCTCAAGCCTGGGGTCCAGCCCCTCAAGGCTCTCGTTGGATCCCCCGCGGTCCTCTCAC GCAGGGAATATGTCGCACCTGCCGCCGCTGTCACCGTCGCCGCTGGGCGCATTGTGGCCGTCATCGGGGCCGTCGTCGACGTCCAGTTCGATGAGGACCTTCCTCCCATTCTGAACGCCCTGGAAGTGGCCGGCCGCGAGTCCAGGCTAGTCCTGGAGGTGGCACAGCATCTTG GGGAGAACACTGTGCGCACCATTGCTATGGATGGTACAGAGGGTCTCGTCCGTGGACAGAAAGTTCTGGACACTGGTGCTCCCATCAGAATCCCAGTGGGTCCCGAGACTCTGGGCAGGATTATGAATGTCATCGGGGAGCCAATCGACGAGAGGGGTCCCATCTCCACCAAGCA TACTGCACCTATCCACGCTGAGGCCCCTGAATTCACTGATATGAGTGTGGAGCAGGAAATTCTGGTGACTGGCATTAAGGTGGTGGACCTGTTGGCCCCCTACGCCAAGGGAGGAAAGATCG GTCTGTTTGGAGGTGCTGGTGTGGGCAAGACTGTATTGATCATGGAGCTGATCAACAACGTGGCCAAGGCCCATGGTGGTTACTCTGTGTTTGCTGGCGTGGGAGAGCGCACCCGTGAGGGAAACGACTTGTACCATGAAATGATCGAGTCCGGTGTCATCAACCTGAAGGACGACACCTCCAAG GTGGCGCTGGTGTACGGACAGATGAACGAGCCCCCCGGCGCCCGCGCCAGAGTGGCTCTGACTGGACTGAGTGTGGCAGAGTACTTCCGTGACCAGGAGGGACAGGACGTACTGCTCTTCATCGACAACATCTTCCGCTTCACACAGGCCGGCTCTGAG GTGTCTGCCCTGCTGGGGCGTATCCCCTCTGCTGTGGGTTACCAGCCCACTCTGGCCACTGACATGGGTACCATGCAGGAGCGAATCACCACCACCAAGAAAGGCTCAATCACATCTGTGCAG GCCATCTACGTGCCCGCTGATGATCTGACTGACCCCGCCCCCGCCACCACCTTCGCTCACTTGGACGCCACCACTGTGTTGTCCCGTGCCATCGCTGAGCTGGGTATCTACCCCGCCGTGGACCCCCTGGACTCTACCTCCCGTATCATGGACCCCAACATCGTCGGCACAGAGCACTATGAAATTGCCCGTGGCGTGCAGAAAATCCTTCAG GACTACAAATCCCTGCAGGATATCATTGCCATCCTGGGTATGGATGAGTTGTCTGAGGAGGACAAACTGATCGTGGCGCGCGCCCGCAAAATCCAGCGTTTCCTGTCCCAGCCCTTCCAGGTGGCCGAGGTCTTCACTGGCCACATGGGAAAGTTGGTGCCCCTCAAGGAAACCATTAAGGGCTTTAAGGATATCCTTGAAG GCGTGTACGACAGTCTGCCCGAGCAGGCCTTCTACATGGTCGGCCCCATCGAGGAGGTGGTTCTGAAGGCGGCGAAGCTGGCTGAGGAGCACTCATAA
- the LOC119213078 gene encoding retinol dehydrogenase 7-like, with the protein MYLYLLGLLVLYKLYRWCRELPRVPDKDSKYVYITGCDTGFGNLLARHLDKKGFKVIASCFSERGEEDLKKSCSGNLTTTHLDVRSKDSVAKVAAMIKEKVGERGLWAVVNNAGVSVPSAPCDWLTIDDYKSMLDVNLNGVIAVTLSVLQLIKKARGRVVNVASVFGRISATGGPYTISKYGVEAFNDSLRLNMAPFGVKVLCIEPGFFKTNVTDATILSKNVMAVWDRLPQDVKDDYGTEYLEKSLGVIKDKVAKISDGDLMKVVGCMEHAVSAVQPRTRYSPGWDAKLFWLPLSYMPTCVSDYVLTSQAVPIAKN; encoded by the exons ATGTACCTGTATCTCCTGGGGCTGCTGGTTCTCTACAAACTGTACCGCTGGTGTAGGGAGCTGCCCCGTGTCCCTGACAAGGACAGCAAGTATGTGTACATCACCGGCTGTGACACGGGCTTCGGTAACCTCCTGGCCCGCCATCTGGACAAGAAGGGGTTCAAGGTGATCGCCTCGTGTTTCAGCgagaggggagaagaagatCTGAAGAAGTCCTGCTCCGGCAACCTGACCACAACACACCTGGACGTGCGCTCCAAGGACAGCGTTGCCAAAGTTGCAGCGATGATCAAGGAGAAAGTGGGGGAGCGCG GCTTATGGGCTGTGGTGAACAACGCAGGCGTGTCCGTCCCCTCGGCCCCCTGCGATTGGCTGACCATCGACGACTACAAGTCCATGCTGGACGTTAACCTCAACGGGGTGATCGCGGTGACGCTGAGCGTCCTGCAGCTAATTAAGAAGGCCAGGGGAAGGGTGGTCAACGTAGCAAGCGTGTTCGGAAGGATCAGTGCCACAGGGGGACCGTACACTATTTCCAAGTACGGCGTGGAGGCCTTCAATGATAGCCTCAG GCTGAATATGGCGCCTTTTGGTGTCAAAGTCCTGTGCATCGAGCCGGGCTTCTTCAAAACAAACGTGACTGACGCAACTATCCTGTCCAAAAATGTGATGGCGGTGTGGGACAGACTGCCACAGGACGTGAAGGACGACTATGGAACCGAATATctagaaaaat CATTAGGCGTAATAAAAGACAAGGTAGCCAAAATCAGTGATGGTGATCTGATGAAGGTGGTTGGCTGTATGGAGCACGCCGTGTCTGCTGTCCAGCCCCGAACCCGCTACTCCCCTGGCTGGGACGCTAAGCTGTTCTGGCTGCCGCTGTCGTATATGCCGACCTGTGTCTCTGATTACGTCCTGACAAGTCAAGCTGTTCCAATTGCCAAAAATTGA